From Clostridia bacterium:
CCAAAACATGAGTAATATTAGGGGTTACAGTTCCTCCTGCGCTTATTTCATAAGTAATATTCAAATAAGCAGAGAACTTAGCATAAAGTGTTAATTTACCGTGAGTACCTTTTTTGATTTCGGTAATAGCTTTACCTTTAAATTCAGGATTTAGATACCAGCCTTCAAAACCATACCCTTCTTTTGTTGCATCTTGCAAAACAAATTCAGAATTAATATTATAGGTTGTAGGGTTATTTCCGTTTGTACCGCCATCCAAAACATATTCTATAGGGCAATCAAAAGCTGTTGCTGTATATTCAATTTCTGA
This genomic window contains:
- a CDS encoding InlB B-repeat-containing protein translates to SEIEYTATAFDCPIEYVLDGGTNGNNPTTYNINSEFVLQDATKEGYGFEGWYLNPEFKGKAITEIKKGTHGKLTLYAKFSAYLNITYEISAGGTVTPNITHVLVGASQKFIVTPDNGYEIEYVLVNDQSVALSFGMFELTDIQEDITIKVGFKKIASSTPAKKKGCSNVVSAFESLGVLAIVLGASMFLKKKI